The Leucobacter viscericola sequence GGCAGTGCCGCGCGTGGCTCGATGATCAGATTCCGCGCCACCGCCATCTGCCAGCCACCTCAAACGTGCAGGCGGCAGCCGACCTCTTCGACAGCGAGAAGGGCATCGACGCGGCCATCGCGCCGCCCGGCATCGAAGAACACTACGACGTTGAGGTGCTCGCCGAGGGGATCGCTGAGAACCCTGACGCAATGACCCGCTTCGTGCTGGTGAGCCGCACGGTGCCCGTTGGTGACCCCACCGGTGCCGACAAAACTTCGCTAATCGTGGAGCTGCCAGAAGACCGTGCCGGATCCCTACTCGAACTTCTCGAGCAGTTCGCCACACGCGGTGTGAACCTGACGCTGCTCGCCTCACGCCCCATCGGAGACCGCATGGGGCGCTACCGCTTTGTTATCGATGCCGAGGGGCACATCAAAGACGAACGTGTCGCCGACGCGCTGCTCGGTGTGAAGCGGTTTAGCCCGCACGTGGTGTTCCTTGGGTCGTACCCCCGCGCGGATCGCATCGCCGCCACGACGCACGCGGTCTACGACAATGACACCTTCCGCGACGCCCGTGACTGGCTTCGCGGTGTGATCGAGGGAACGCCCGACGGCAGCGACTGAGAGGGCTAGGCCTTCCAGTCGGGCAGCACTCGCACGACAAGCGATCCGGGATCCACCCGTCCGTTTACCGCGAGGGCGAGCCCAAAGTCGTCTCCGTCTAACTGGATCGGTTCTGGTTTGGTGACCGAGAGCGCGTAATTGGTCGCCTGCACATAGCTGACATTGCGGGTGTCGTGCACGAGGTCGATAATCTTGCGACCGGTCTTCGTCTTGCGCAGAACTCCGTTTTCCCAGCCAATCTTGTTCCAGATGCGCAGCCACGAAAACGCGCCGAGCGGTTTGAGTGCCACAACGTCGAGTCGACCGTCATCGAGCTTCGCGTCCGGGATCAGCAGCACGCCACCCGGCATCAGCCCGCAGTTGCCGATCATGACCGTGTACACCGAAAGCGGCTTCACCTCGGAGCCGTCGACCGAGAAGTGAATCTGCAGGGGCTTATCGGTCAGGATCGTGCGCACCCCAGCATCGACGTAGGCGAGCCAGCCGACACGCCTCTTGAGCGTCGACCTGGTTGCAGAGATCGCGCGTGCGTCGAGGCCCATTCCCGCGAGCACGAGAAATACGTGGTCGCTTTCTGAATCGTCTTCGCGCACGATGGTGAGGATCCCGAGATCAATCTTGCGGTTGACGCCACTGAAGGCGGCCTGCACTGCTTCACTGACCTTGGTGAGGGGAACGCCGAGATTACGAGCGAGAAGATTGCCGGTGCCCTGCGGAACGATGGTGAGCGGAACCCCTGTGCCCCGCAACGCCTCCGCTACCGCGCGGATCGTGCCGTCGCCGCCGCTTGCGATCACAACGCTCGCGCCATCCTCCACGGCCTGTTTTGTGGCGCCCACCCCGGCATCGTCTTCAGCTGTTTCGTACCAGCGAGCTGCGGCCCACCCCGACTCTTGCTCGCCCTGGGCGACAGCTGCGCGCAACTGGTCGAGATCTGTTTTGAACGGTTGATACACAACGGCGACGACTGGCTGCGGTTGCGAGGTGGCTTCGGGCATGCCCCAAGGGTACTCGTGCCGGTGGGGCATTTGGGGTTTTGGGTGCGGTCTCTTTGGCCAGAACATATGTTCTCGGCGAGAGGCCATCGTTGCTGCGTCTATACGGTGGCCTTTCGACGAGACCGTGGCTCGTCGGCGCTGTCGGTTGGTGAGGATGCGGCCGCTCCCCATGAATGTCAGAGGGTGCGGGGTAAGCTTGCTCATGTGATCGATCCAGTACTCCTCCGCAACGATCCCGAGTCCGTCAAGCGTTCGCAGCGCGCCCGAGGCAACAGCGAGGCGGTGGTGGATGAAGCGCTCGCCGCAGACGCTTCGCGCCGTGCCGCGCTGACCGAGTTTGAGTCGCTGCGCGCCGAGCAGAATGAGTTCGGCAAGCAGGTGAAGTCAGCGCCGAAGGAAGAGAAGCAGGCCCTGATCGCGCAGGCGCAGCAGCTCGCCGCCGGTGTGAAGGCTGCCGAGGCCCGCGCGAAAGAAGCGGACGCCGCGTTTGACGCCATTGCTGCCCGTATCGAGAACATCGTGATCGACGGTGTGCCGAGCGGCGGCGAAGAGAACTTTGTGACGCTGCGCGAGGTTGGCGAACGTTCAAGCTTCGATTTTGAACCGCGAGACCACCTGGAACTGGGTGAGCTGCTGGGTGCCATCGACATGGAGCGCGGCGCGAAGGTGTCGGGTGCTCGCTTTTACTTCTTGCGTGGCGTCGGCGCACGGCTCGAAATTGCGCTCATGAACATGGCTCTGGATCGGGCGATGCAGCACGGCTTCACCCCGCTCATCACGCCGACACTCGTGAAGCCCGAGATTATGAACGGCACGGGTTTCTTGGGCGAACACGCCTCCGAGGTGTACCACCTGCCCGAGCAAGACCTCTACCTCACCGGTACAAGCGAGGTCGCGCTTGCCGGGTATCACGCGAGCGAGATCCTCGACCTCGAAGACGGTGCCATTCGCTACGCCGGATGGTCGACCTGTTACCGCAGCGAGGCTGGTTCGCACGGTAAGGATACGCGCGGCATCTTGCGCGTGCACCAGTTCAACAAACTCGAGATGTTTGTGTACACCGACCCCGCCGACGCCGAGGCTGAGCACGAACGTCTCGTCTCGTACCAGGAGGAGATGCTGCAGGAGCTCGGCCTGCACTACCGTGTGATCGACGTGGCTGCGGGGGATCTCGGATCCAGTGCGGCTCGCAAGTTCGACATCGAGGCATGGGTTCCGACCCAGGGCACCTACCGCGAGCTCACCTCGACGAGTAACTGCACGAGTTACCAGGCCCGGCGCCTGTCGACCCGCTTCCGCACTGAGAGCGGCAAGACCGCTCCGGTTGCCACGCTCAACGGCACACTTGCCACGACCCGGTGGCTTGTGGCGATCCTCGAGACGCACCAGCAAGCGGACGGCAGCGTCGTTGTTCCCGAGGCGCTGCGCCCGTACCTCGGTGGACTTGAAGTACTGACCCCACTCGACACTGCTGCGCGCAAGAAAGGGTAGGCATGCTGGCTAAAGTTTCGGATCCTGAGCGCCACCTCATCGCACTCGACCTCGACGGCACCGTGCTGAACCACTCGGGGCCGGGCGCCGGCGACGATCCGCTCTCGGGCGCCATCGATCCCGGTCTGAGCGATGCGATTCGGACGCTGCACGAAACCGGGCACGAGGTTGTCATCGCGACCGGTCGCTCTGTCGATGCGACACTGCCGATCGTGGAGAAACTGAGGATTCGGCCGCAGTGGGTTATCGCCTGCAACGGTGCCGTGACCCTAAAGCGTGATCCGCTCGCTCACCGCGCTTACCGGCGCGAATACGTCGAGGCGTTTGACCCCACCGATGCGCTGCTCAAGATTCGCACGCAGCTCGCGACGGCTCGATACGCGGTAGAACTCGCCGACGGCGGGATTCTCTACACTGAGGTGATTCCAACGGGCACACTCCCGGCCGAGCAGAAGCAGGTTCCGTTCGAGGAGCTGCTCGGGGTGCAGGCGTCGCGAGTGGTTGTGGTCTCACCAGACCACCGCTTCGAAGAGTTCGTCGGTGCCGTTGAGTCGCTCGGTCTGACTCACGTGTCGTACGCGGTTGGAAGCACCTCTTGGCTTGATATTGCCCCCGACGGGGTGACCAAAGCGAGCGCGCTCGAGACGGTTGCGTCGAAGCTTGGAATCGACCACTCACGTGTGTTCGCGGCGGGCGACGGCCGCAACGACATCGACATGCTGCAGTGGGCCGCCCGCTTCGGTGACTCTGTGGCGATGGGCCAGGCTGATCCTGAGGTGCAGGCTGCCGCCGGGCGCGTGACGGGGACCATCGACGAGGGCGGCCTGCTGACCGCTCTGCGCGATCGTTTTCCGATCCTGCTGTAGCTGAGTGCAAGAGAGGCTCAAAGCTTTGCTAAGCTTTTCGGCGGAGGGTTGTCCGAGCGGCCGAAGGAGCTTGTCTTGAAAACAAGTGGGCGGAAACGTCTCAGGAGTTCGAATCTCCTACCCTCCGCGTGAAGAAACCCCCGGTCAGATATTGGATCTGAGACCGGGGGTTTCTTGATTTAGGGTTAGAATTCTTCGGAATGTGGCCCACGTGATACTTGGTTTGGGGAGTCGGAGCCCGTTTTGTTCTAGTAGCCGACTGAAGTGCTGCTAGAACTTCAAAGTTGCTGACCTGTCACCCAAATTATGACCTTCCTGGAGAGACCGAGCTGTCGAGAAATTAGCGGATTCGCAACGCAGTCTCCTAGGGGGCGGAGCGGGACGAGCTAGGAGGGGGCGGAAATCTCAATTTATATCGAGTACGTGGGTTATCAGCTAAGCGATTTTCTACACATCTAGTGCAGCCGTCCTGATGCTGACGTGTTTGGGTTGAAGGCTATCCCGTGAAGCTATTCTGCATTCGTAGCCGCACTATCGGCTGCGCTCTCGTTGGGAGCGGACATGGTGATCCGGAGCTTGCAATGTCGTGTTTTGTGACTTGCAAAGGTGCACGTTGAAAACGTGAAGTTAAAACGATTTCTCATTCTGAAATGGGGAGTTGCTGAAGAAGCTGGCCACTAAACGACTACCTGCCTGCGAAAGTCACGCTCCCAATGGAAATTGTAAAAGGTCCGTGTCTCTTCTCGAGTGTTCCAAGCTGTGCAATCGTTTCCCGCTAGCCGCTCGATGGCGTAGTTGCGAGCTGCACCTGCGGGCAAGAGGTCACTGACTCGAACTTTGCCGCTTGCATCTACACCGACGTAGCCTTTGCCGTAAAGCTCGTCGCATCCAAATCTGCAGTTCAGCATTGCAACGGCTGTTAGTTGTCGCCTCTCGATCTCGGAACACAACGATCTACGTTTGATGTGAGCGGCAGTAAGGAATTCAACCGGGATGATTTCGCCGCAGAGATCGCATCCCGCTAAGGATGCGCGACCCAGCAGTGTGGCCTTTAGCGTACTCTGCTCGAGACGACGTTTAGCAATGACAGCCCGATCGGTTTCGTCAAGATCTAACGTCAGGCTTTGTAGCGAGTCAGCGATAGACGCTTCTTCATAGGAACTCTCTTCTCGATTGAGATAGCGGAGCAACGATGCACTTTGTTTCTCACTGAGGACTGCGAATTCTTGAACGTTTGCGCGAGGTGAGCGTTCGATAAGTGGGTTGAGCGTCGAGTACGGCACATCCAATGCTTCAATCTGAGCGACCGCGAACATTAACTCCCAGGTTTGGGTGTGCCCGTTCGCGGTGGTCGTATCTCCCCAGATCTGACGGGCGAATTCCGCGCTTCGAAATACGTTCGTTATTACCGCCCCCGCGAACAACTTCCCGCCAGCAGCGAATGCCATGTAGTCCCCGGCTCTCAGCCGGCTCCACTTGGCTACTTGCTGGGAAGACTCTCCCGGTTTAGCGCCCCAGAGCCTCAGCTCACCACTTGGATGCGTGGTTTGTAGTTCCTCGACTGTCTCAGATGGAAGGAAGCGGTTCGCCATTTCAATCTGAACTGAAGACTCGATTGTGTCTGCAAAATGCTTGCGTGAGGCACTATTCGCTGCTGGTTGAAGCGCTACTAATGTCATGGGTGATCAATCCTCAAAATCCGAGTATTTGACTGCGTTGCCTCGCGAACGCTCGATTGGATATTTGTCCCCATTCAGTCGCAGCTTGCGCTCGAAGGCTGCGGAAAGATCGACATCGGCTCGATCGGCGATCTGGACTACGTAGGCGAGACAATCTGCGAGTTCATCTTCGAAGTTACGCCGAAGCTTCGGGCTCGTGAGTGCTACTTCAATTTCGGAATCTGGAATCCACTGCACGGTCGCTGCAAGCTCACCCACCTCACCCGCGAGAGCGAGGACCAGGTTTCGATGTGAATGGAACTGTCCCCACTCGCGCTCGCTATTGAAAACCCTCAAAGCGTCACGAATGGACTCCAAGTCTCTAAAGGTTGCCTCATTGGGATCAGACATAGTCTGAGCCTACCCGGTTCTTCAAACTGTTCTTCGAGAGGAACGAGAAATGAGAAGTTGCCAGATGCGCTTGCTTGCTGTGCCAGCCATGCAGAAATGTTTCCCGAGGTTTCACCCTTGATTAGGGGTCTACTGCGTTGATTATTGCTGTCACCGCTTATCAATAAATATGCTTCTGCAGTTCACTCCGCATTGGAAACTGCTCTGCGCGAAGAACGTGTCGTTCAATACCTCGCATCGCGGGAGGCGCTATTCAGCTGGCTAGATCTCAGGCTTCCCAAGAACGACCATCGTAAGTGACAATATCCGTTTGTAACTGAGACCGGGGGTCTTGTGTCTGAGAACCTCCGCCTCCGCATGTCAGCCGGTATTGGCAAGCCAGCCGGTCAGAATGTGCGATTTTGATCCGGCTGAGGTGCGACCACCGGCCGACAGGGTGTGCGTTCGCGTGCGCGTGTGCGTGCGCGATCGAGTGTAGCCATATTGCTAGTTGACGCGAGGTGAACTAGCAATATGGCTACACCGGATTGGCTGGGTGCGGTGCACAGTGCGCGGAGTGGCTGAGCGCGATGCGCAGCGCATGGGTCAGGAGCGCTTGGGTTAGGCGCGGGGTTAGCGTGGGTTAGGCGCGGGCGCGGAAGCCCGCCCACCCGGGCTACCCCAGGCCCGCGGCCCGCAGAGCGTCTGCCATCGCGGTGTTGGTGGGGGCGGGCTTGCGGGCTGCGGGGCGCTGATCCGACTTCTGGCCCTGCTGCCGGCCCTTTGCTCCTTGGGAACGCTGAGATCCCTGGGGGCGACCGCCTGCGGCACCACCGCCGTTCCGGGCGCCGCCTGAGGGCACCTCGTCAGTAAGCCTGAGGGTGAGCGAGATGCGCTTGCGCGGCACATCGACTTCCAGCACCTTCGCGCGCACCACGTCGCCGGGCTTCACGACATCGCGCGGGTTCGAGATGAATCGGTCGCTGAGCGCCGAGATGTGGATGAGTCCATCTTGGTGCACTCCCACGTCAACAAAGGCACCAAACGCGGCGACGTTGGTGACAACTCCCTCAAGAATCATGCCGGGGCGCAGGTCAGACACGGTGTTGACGCCTGCGGCGAAGGTTGCGGTCGCGAATGAGGGGCGGGGATCCCGCCCCGGCTTCTCAAGCTCCGCGAGCACATCGGTGATCGTGGGCAGACCAAAGGACTCGCTCACAAACTCGGCCGGACGCACTCGCGAAAGCACCTGGGTGTTGCCGATGAGACCGGGCACGTCTGAGGCGGTCGACTTCGCGAGCTGGTCGACGAGCGCGTAACTTTCGGGGTGCACACCCGAGGCATCGAGTGGGTTCTTGCCGCCGCGGATGCGCAAGAACCCGGCGCAGAGCTCGAAGGCCTTCGGGCCCAAGCGGGGCACCTTTTTGAGGGCGGCGCGAGAATCAAAGGGGCCGTTGAGGTCGCGGTGCAGCACGATGCTTTCGGCGAGTCCTGATCCGATACCAGACACCCGCGTGAGCAGGGGAGCCGACGCCGTGTTCAGGTCGACACCCACACCGTTCACACAGTCCTCAACCACGGCATCCAGTGCTCGCGAGAGCGCGATGTCGGGAAGGTCGTGCTGATACTGGCCCACACCGATCGACTTGGGATCAATCTTCACGAGTTCGGCGAGAGGATCCTGCAGCCTGCGCGCGATCGACACCGCTCCGCGAATCGAGACGTCGAGCCCGGGCAGCTCTTGCGATGCGAACGCCGAGGCCGAGTAGACGGAGGCGCCAGCCTCAGAGACCATGACCTTTGTGAGCTTGCGGGCAGGATCCCGCGCCACGAGCGCGACGAGTTCTGCCGCAAGTGCATCGGTCTCGCGCGACGCCGTGCCGTTGCCGATCGCGACCAGCTCAACGTTGTGCGCTGTCACCAGTGCGTCGAGCTTGACGAGCGACTCCTGCCACTTGTTGTGCGGAGCGTGCGGGTAGATCGTGTCGTGCGCGAGTACCTTGCCGGTGGCATCGACGACCGCGACCTTGGTGCCCGTGCGCAGACCGGGATCAAGGCCCAGCGTGGTGCGCTCACCCGCGGGGGCCGCGAGCAGCAGGTCCCGTAGGTTCGAAGCGAACACCGTGATCGCGGCCTCTTCTGCCTGTTCGCGCAGCTTCGAGCGAACATCAAGCTCGAGGCGCACGAGAATGCGTCCGCGCCAGCTGACTCGCACCGCTTCCAGCAGCCATGCGTCAGCGGCACGACCCTGGTCACTGATGCCGAAGGTGGTAGCAATCGCCATCTCGTAGGGGGAGATGACGCGGCCGCTCGCGCTGGACTCGGCAGCATCCGACGGCTCGGGGTCAACCGAGAGTGTCAGTACCTCTTCGCTCGCTCCGCGGAAGAGCGCCAGGATGCGGTGGGAGGGCATCTTAGAAATTGCCTCGGAGAACTCGAAGTAGTCGGCGAACTTCGCGCCCTTCTCCGCGGCACCCTTCTTCACTGCCGACACCATGCGCCCCTCAGCCCACAGCTTGTCGCGCAGGCGCCCAATCAGGTCGGCGTCTTCGCCAAAGCGCTCGGTAAGAATGTTGCGGGCGCCGTCGAGCGCGCTGGTGGTGTCGGGCACCTCCTTCTCGGCGTCCACGTACTGCTGCGCCGCGACTGCGGGCTCCAGCGTCGGATCACTCAGCAAGGCGTCGGCGAGCGGCTCAAGGCCCGCCTCGCGCGCGATCTGGGCCCGCGTGCGGCGCTTGGTTTTGTAGGGAAGGTAGATGTCTTCGAGGCGCGCCTTCGACTCTGCGAGGTTGATCTGGGCGGTGAGCTCGGGAGTGAGCTTGCCCTGTTCCCGAATCGCTTCGAGAATGGTGATCCGTCGCTCGGCCAGCTCCCGCAGGTACCGCAGTCGCTCTTCGAGGGTGCGCAGTTGGATGTCGTCGAGACCACCCGTCGCTTCCTTGCGATAGCGCGCGATAAACGGCACGGTTGATCCGCCATCGAGAAGTGCGATTGTTGCCTGCACCTGCTCATGTCGCACACCAAGTTCGGTGGCGATCTGGTGTTCTATGGACGGAGCGGTGGGGGCTGCGGTGGTGCGTGTTTCAGAAGTCACCACATCATTCTTGCAGGGTTTTGGGGTCGGTTCGGGGGCGCCAGCGTGTCGGCCGGTACTGGCACCTCGGCCGGTCAAAAAAGCCCGATCTGACCGGCTGGCGTGTGAGCACCGGCTGGGAGCTGGGGCTGGGGGCAGTGGCTGGGAGCTGGGGCTGGGGGCAGTGGCTGGGGGCTGGGCCCTAGCCCAGCGGATGCGGTGCCATAGGGATCTCGTCGAGCCCCTCGTCTTCTTCGGGCTTGGGGTCGCGGGCGTCCGCGTACGCAAAGGCGAGTGACGCGATGGCCAGGGCGAACGTGATGATTCCGAGTGGATTGCAGAGCGCAATCGACATCTCGCTCGAGAAGGCGGATCCCGCAGCCTTGCTCAGGATCGACACCAGCTCGTGGTCAACGTTGTTCGGCACGGTGAGACCGAAACCGATGGCGCAGGTCCAAGAGAGGATCAGGGTGACGATCGTCGCGCGGCCCGTGCGGCGGCCCCGATCCCGAGTCACACGCAAGCGATGGGCCAGCCAGAGTTGCAGTGCGGCGTATGCGAGTCCGATGGTCGGAACGAACCACCAGCTCAGCCAGCCACCGATGCCAAATAGCCAGTGGCCGGCGCTCATCCACAGCGCCAATACCACTCCGCCGATTGCCACAATACGGCTGCTCACCGGTTGCTCCTTCGTTCGTGCTGGGTTTCTCGCGGGCCCGCAAAACGCGGCGCGCACCACTAGCCAAGCAGATTTCGCATCCAGATGCGAAAGGTGCTATTCTCGAACGGTTGTCATCGCAAGGTGGCTACGCCCTGATAGCTCAGCGGTAGAGCACTTCCATGGTAAGGAAGGGGTCCCGGGTTCAAGTCCCGGTCGGGGCTCTGACTCTCTGGCCCGCCTCGTGCGGGTCAGTTTGGCTGAGTAGCTCAGCTGGTTAGAGCGCACGACTCATAATCGTGAGGTCGCGGGATCGAGCCCCGCCTCAGCTACAGAGAGTCACCTGAAACCCCCGGTTATCCGGGGGTTTTTGCGTTGGTGCTAGTTTTTATCTGTGGCTGAGGTCGTGCGTGCACCAAAGCCTTGATCTCTCGCTACCCCGCACCGAACCACTTCTCGTGCCCCCTTCATCAGCTTGAGGGGCTTCATTGGCCGGAAACCGATGCCCGAGTTCCGGGCCATCACAAAGATGTTCGTTCGCTCGGGCATCTGGTTAAGCGGGTCGCGCCGTGGTGTTCGCGTTAGTTGGTTAGCTGTTTGTGACGAAGCACGCCCGGGGGTTGGCAACCGGTTTTCCGTCAGGCGACCAGGTCACATCACTCACATCGGTTTCACCGGCATGGGTCCCGCACCACGCGAA is a genomic window containing:
- the pheA gene encoding prephenate dehydratase, with the protein product MPGSQTPTRRYSYLGPAGTFTEAALKQVPEAVGQEWCPVANLGEALSDVVSGSSDAAVIAIENSIDGGVTVAQDALATIPGLRIVGEYLVPVRFVLVARPGTRMENINVVSGHPVAYGQCRAWLDDQIPRHRHLPATSNVQAAADLFDSEKGIDAAIAPPGIEEHYDVEVLAEGIAENPDAMTRFVLVSRTVPVGDPTGADKTSLIVELPEDRAGSLLELLEQFATRGVNLTLLASRPIGDRMGRYRFVIDAEGHIKDERVADALLGVKRFSPHVVFLGSYPRADRIAATTHAVYDNDTFRDARDWLRGVIEGTPDGSD
- a CDS encoding diacylglycerol/lipid kinase family protein: MPEATSQPQPVVAVVYQPFKTDLDQLRAAVAQGEQESGWAAARWYETAEDDAGVGATKQAVEDGASVVIASGGDGTIRAVAEALRGTGVPLTIVPQGTGNLLARNLGVPLTKVSEAVQAAFSGVNRKIDLGILTIVREDDSESDHVFLVLAGMGLDARAISATRSTLKRRVGWLAYVDAGVRTILTDKPLQIHFSVDGSEVKPLSVYTVMIGNCGLMPGGVLLIPDAKLDDGRLDVVALKPLGAFSWLRIWNKIGWENGVLRKTKTGRKIIDLVHDTRNVSYVQATNYALSVTKPEPIQLDGDDFGLALAVNGRVDPGSLVVRVLPDWKA
- the serS gene encoding serine--tRNA ligase: MIDPVLLRNDPESVKRSQRARGNSEAVVDEALAADASRRAALTEFESLRAEQNEFGKQVKSAPKEEKQALIAQAQQLAAGVKAAEARAKEADAAFDAIAARIENIVIDGVPSGGEENFVTLREVGERSSFDFEPRDHLELGELLGAIDMERGAKVSGARFYFLRGVGARLEIALMNMALDRAMQHGFTPLITPTLVKPEIMNGTGFLGEHASEVYHLPEQDLYLTGTSEVALAGYHASEILDLEDGAIRYAGWSTCYRSEAGSHGKDTRGILRVHQFNKLEMFVYTDPADAEAEHERLVSYQEEMLQELGLHYRVIDVAAGDLGSSAARKFDIEAWVPTQGTYRELTSTSNCTSYQARRLSTRFRTESGKTAPVATLNGTLATTRWLVAILETHQQADGSVVVPEALRPYLGGLEVLTPLDTAARKKG
- a CDS encoding HAD family hydrolase — protein: MLAKVSDPERHLIALDLDGTVLNHSGPGAGDDPLSGAIDPGLSDAIRTLHETGHEVVIATGRSVDATLPIVEKLRIRPQWVIACNGAVTLKRDPLAHRAYRREYVEAFDPTDALLKIRTQLATARYAVELADGGILYTEVIPTGTLPAEQKQVPFEELLGVQASRVVVVSPDHRFEEFVGAVESLGLTHVSYAVGSTSWLDIAPDGVTKASALETVASKLGIDHSRVFAAGDGRNDIDMLQWAARFGDSVAMGQADPEVQAAAGRVTGTIDEGGLLTALRDRFPILL
- a CDS encoding nucleotide pyrophosphohydrolase, with product MSDPNEATFRDLESIRDALRVFNSEREWGQFHSHRNLVLALAGEVGELAATVQWIPDSEIEVALTSPKLRRNFEDELADCLAYVVQIADRADVDLSAAFERKLRLNGDKYPIERSRGNAVKYSDFED
- a CDS encoding Tex family protein, which encodes MVTSETRTTAAPTAPSIEHQIATELGVRHEQVQATIALLDGGSTVPFIARYRKEATGGLDDIQLRTLEERLRYLRELAERRITILEAIREQGKLTPELTAQINLAESKARLEDIYLPYKTKRRTRAQIAREAGLEPLADALLSDPTLEPAVAAQQYVDAEKEVPDTTSALDGARNILTERFGEDADLIGRLRDKLWAEGRMVSAVKKGAAEKGAKFADYFEFSEAISKMPSHRILALFRGASEEVLTLSVDPEPSDAAESSASGRVISPYEMAIATTFGISDQGRAADAWLLEAVRVSWRGRILVRLELDVRSKLREQAEEAAITVFASNLRDLLLAAPAGERTTLGLDPGLRTGTKVAVVDATGKVLAHDTIYPHAPHNKWQESLVKLDALVTAHNVELVAIGNGTASRETDALAAELVALVARDPARKLTKVMVSEAGASVYSASAFASQELPGLDVSIRGAVSIARRLQDPLAELVKIDPKSIGVGQYQHDLPDIALSRALDAVVEDCVNGVGVDLNTASAPLLTRVSGIGSGLAESIVLHRDLNGPFDSRAALKKVPRLGPKAFELCAGFLRIRGGKNPLDASGVHPESYALVDQLAKSTASDVPGLIGNTQVLSRVRPAEFVSESFGLPTITDVLAELEKPGRDPRPSFATATFAAGVNTVSDLRPGMILEGVVTNVAAFGAFVDVGVHQDGLIHISALSDRFISNPRDVVKPGDVVRAKVLEVDVPRKRISLTLRLTDEVPSGGARNGGGAAGGRPQGSQRSQGAKGRQQGQKSDQRPAARKPAPTNTAMADALRAAGLG